A segment of the Sphingomicrobium flavum genome:
ATGTGCGCGAATTGCGCAACGTGGTCGAACGCGCAGTCTACCGCGCCGAAGACCCCGAGCGTGCAGTCGACAAGGTTCAGTTCGATCCCTTCAAATCGCCTTGGGCGCCGATTGCCACGTCCGATGAGGCTGCCGAGGCAATCGAGGCAGCCATGGCCGCCGATGAAGTGCCGATGGCCAGCGGCGCTGCGCCTCCGCCTGCACCCATGATCGAGATCGAGACGGACGATTTCAAATCAAGCGTTGCCGATTATGAGGCCGCGCTCATCTCCACGGCGCTTGAAAAGCACCGGTTCAACCAGCGTGCGACTGCAGAGGCCTTGGGGCTGAGCTATGACCAGCTGCGCCACGCAATGAAGCGTCTCAAGCTCAACGCCGACGTTGGCTAGCACTCGTTACGCATCGCCAACGGTCTTGACGTGCAACGCATGGGCGTTAGCTGCGTTGGCCAGACAACCCCATCTTTACCAACAGGAGTTTTTCATGGCCTTCATCCTTCCCGATCTCCCTTTTGCCAAGGACGCACTTGGCGACAATATGTCGGCCGAAACGCTCGATTATCACCATGGCAAGCATCACAAGGCCTATGTCGACAAGACCAACGGCATGATCGACGGCCATAGCCACGACCTGTCGGGCGCCAGCCTGTCCGAAGTGATCAAGCATGCGCACAAGAATGGCGAAAAGGGCCTGTTTAACAATTCCGCGCAGATCTGGAACCACAGCTTCTTCTGGCTGGGGCTGGCCAGCGAGGGTTCGACCAAGCCGTCGGACAAGCTGCAGTCGATGATCGACAGCGACTTCGGGTCGACCGACAAGCTGCTGGAAGCGCTGCAGACCGAAAGCGCCAATCATTTCGCCTCGGGCTGGGGCTGGCTGATCCTCAACAATGGCAAGCTGGAAGTGACCAGCCTGCACGACGCCGACACGCCGGTTGCGCACGGCATGACGCCGCTCTTCACCGTCGATGTATGGGAGCATGCCTATTACATCGATTATCGCAATGCGCGCCCCGACTATTTGAAGAGCGTGCTCAACAACATCGTCAACTGGGACTTTGTCAGCGAAAATCTTGACGGCAACGGGATTGCCCGCGCCGACCAGGACGGCTGATCCGTCCGATTATCGGCCAATTTGGGGGCGGTGCCTGCGGGCGCCGCCCTTAATTTTTGAGCTTGTAGCCAGTGCGGAAAATCCAGGCGATTGCCGCCAGAGGGATGAGGATCGATAGCGCCACCCCGGCCATGCTGGCCGCCAGCGACACATCGGCAACCCCATAAAAGGTCCAGCGATAGGCCGAGACCAGATAGACGATGGGGTTGGCCAGCGTGATGCTCTGCCACGGCTCGGCAAGCGAACTGACCGAATAGAAGACCCCGCCAAGAAAGGTGAGCGGCGTCACCACCAACAGCGGGATGAACTGCAGCTGTTCGAAATTGTTGGCGAGCAGGCCGATGAGGAATCCCATCAGGCAAAAACCGATCGAAATCAGGATCAGCAACAGC
Coding sequences within it:
- a CDS encoding superoxide dismutase, with the translated sequence MAFILPDLPFAKDALGDNMSAETLDYHHGKHHKAYVDKTNGMIDGHSHDLSGASLSEVIKHAHKNGEKGLFNNSAQIWNHSFFWLGLASEGSTKPSDKLQSMIDSDFGSTDKLLEALQTESANHFASGWGWLILNNGKLEVTSLHDADTPVAHGMTPLFTVDVWEHAYYIDYRNARPDYLKSVLNNIVNWDFVSENLDGNGIARADQDG